A region of the Amphiprion ocellaris isolate individual 3 ecotype Okinawa chromosome 22, ASM2253959v1, whole genome shotgun sequence genome:
CAACTCTTAACAGCTCAGGATGTGTGGAGTAGAGCAAAGGAAGAAACATAtgtatgtttaatttgttttttttaaatggggcAGTTTGTATTaatgaacatttacatgtaaatcCATCTTGAGCCCCATTagcaagttaaaaataaaaaaatacaaataacataataccataactgaacaaagacacacaaaaaagaaaaataagcaacAAGCAGTAACACATTGTGCACACAAACCGACAAAAGCTGCGGGACCAAGGCAAGCTACCAAGCAGTAATTCATTAATATTCACACATGATTATTTTGCAAATATCCCTTTGttgctattgcacatatccctctaTCACTATTGCACATTGTTATACAACACTTAGCCCTCTGTCACTATAACACAAGATTCCACTACATATATCCCTCTGACACAATTACACATAGTTGTATTGCACATTTCCCATTGTCACTATTGCACATAATAACATTGCACATTTCTATTAATCACTATTGCAGATATCTCTGTCTTCATTACACATAATTACCCTATACATCTCTTTAACACTATTACACGATTGTACTTCACAATCTGTATGTAAGCTGAACTGAGGGTTTCTATGGAAATTTCGAGAAGACActgatttttgcagtttttagtagaaaaatataaagcTGAGAAGAACTACGCCATATACTTAATACAAATCCCTTGCAGTAGAcatagaaaaaatatgtttaaaactTGAGTCTTAAAAGGACATCATGTCTCATTCCATTATCcaaaatgtacacacacacacacacacacacacacacacacatatatatatatgtgtgtatatatacactgcACTGTCAAATGTCGATACAAGCTCTATGATCTGATGGTTTTCAGCAATTACAATATTAACCACCCTTCTTAATCACATGAAGTTATTCCAAATTGTTGATATCAGTCCCGACTTAATCATTGATCATGTCCACcatcaaaaaaatgtgtcatatgaTCTATAATGTTTCTAACCTGACTTATTGATGTTGAGCTGTGCCAGGCTTTGTGACAGATCAGTGGGTCCCTGCACTCCAGGGGCTGCTGGGATTTCATGGATGGCATTCCTGCGGCCAGATCGTCGAGAAGCGATGAAGTCCTCAAAGGTCGCCTCCACATCCGTCATTGCTGACACACCTCACCATAGCATGACCTggcacacacagcagcacacactTACCACAAGCACAGGTGCACACAGACCCGCACACTAACATAAATGGGCATACACTACGTTTAAAGAAAGATTCTTGAAATTCTGAGGATTTGTGCAGCTTGTTCCAAGTAGTTCTACACAATGGATGCATCAGCAGttgacaagaagaaaaagacacagtGGGCTCCCCATGCACTCATTCAATACATGCCTCCCTCCTCTTATCTTATGACCTAATTCCTGATTAATCTATTTTAATCTCAGTCTAGGGTACCGGTGACATGGGGGAGACAAATTCTAGAAATTCTAGAAGGAATACTGaagagataaaaatgagactgagccaaaacagcaagaaaaaaagcacactcAAGGGGGTAATATTGGCACAAAGGAGGAAAGTACTGTAATCTCACTTGAAGTAAGCACAGAGCACACTGGGAGATGCGTTGGCACGGAGATTTAGGTTAAACCCCTCTGTTGACATGTTAACACTGTATCAGTCTGCCTGGGGAAGTCTGCCCTTGAACAGTGAGCAGGTTCAGGCTTTATTGTCCTATTTCCACTATTACAATCTGTCATtctgacagtattttttttaatttactacATCAATTTCTAATATCTGCATTTGAACACTTCCAAGACTTGGACtccaacaacaaaaatcaagcTTTTTTGAGGCATCATATACCCTCCGACACACAAAGAGTCATCTGGTTTTACTCCAACCTAATTCCTGGGTTTTTAACTCataagaaaattacaaaaatgaccccGGTGATCACATCCATTTGTGGCTATTTGCAGAGCTGCAGAAGCTGTGATTGACCATGGCTATTTTTGGATGCCTCTTCTGTCATCATTTGAGCACACGCCTACTCAGCTGTCATTCTCCAAATGGTGTCAAGATGGGCAAGACCCAACAGATGTTGTCAATGTACAATCCCCCAGACTGAATATGGGGCAgcaagagacataaaacaactatTCTGCAACATAAACAGAGATGATTAGTGCCCTGTATAGAGTGCTTCGAGTCAGACTCAGATGCTGAGTCAGTGATGATAGTGTAGTGCAGGTTTTAGTATGAGATCTGCATGATAACAACTGTACAAAAGCAGAACATCTCTTGTTGAAATAAATATTGCTGGTTAGAAAATAAATGGATGTCAGCAGTGTTGTACAAAACTGAGATGGAGAAAGCAGAGCATATTCAGCATAAATTTTacattgtgaacatttttttttctttttttaaatgaaatgacatTTCAGATTTACGCAGTTGAATGAGATAAAACTTAGTTGTCCACATCTTTTATATGGAACACAAAGCCTAAACTATTTCTTGCAGTTCAGTCACCTAATCAACACATTATTTAACATTATTATAATGTTACTAAATGCTACTGCAGCTGAGTGTAGATATTTGAAACtgaaagtttgtttttatttgtagcTGAAAGTGACAGAATTCTCTTGGCATGTGTTGCCTATGCTCGTATTCTATGAAAAATTAATCGACAGTTTACATAATTTAGCCACACCGTTGCACCCATGAAGAAGAACATCAGCTTGTccagctttgtgtgtgtgcgtgcgtgcgtgtgtgcgtgcgtgcgtgcgtgcgtgcgtgcgtgcgtgtgtgtgtgtgtgtgtgtgtgtgtgtgtgggcgcgCGCGCGCGCTTTACTCCCATATGGGACGAGAGCTCAGCTGGCCTGGACACCAATATATCTCGAACAGACTCCaaacaaatgatcaaattacCGAATTATACAACAGGCCAGTGTGTTCTGCTTTCTCTGTCACTGActaggaagaaaaaaatggcagcTCCTTCTTTGCAGCTATTAGATTAGTTATGTTGCCAAAAGGAAATTAGCAGTGAGTGTTGTAGTGATGAGGAATGGAGTCTCAGAAACTTATACCAGAGTTATTCTAGGTGGCATGAGTATTACTGGGACTGACGCCCAGCACTCTAACTCTCTTTTACTGTGAGCCACACAAACATATACTCCTACACTGCCATgcagaaaagcaagaaaatcaaCAGTACCCTTTCAACAGTTGTGCTATTTCTGTAGCAGATATATAATTATGGAGGGCCTTAATGAATCCTTTGTTACATGCATCTGTCATTATTTTGTAGGAGCTGTCATCAGTGCCATGTAAACCTTTTAAAAAGTAGATCCTAAATAAAATTTGTCTTCCAAAACGTATCACCCACTATGGACTAAGTGGAGGCGCTGCAGCATCATAGTTGTGCGCATTGGGatcctacaaaataaaacattttttttaaaaagtaaaacctTTACACATAGACGTGCCATATGATGCAGGGGAACCACCATGCTCAAAGTGATCATAACAAATCAACAGCCATATGTCATTTCTCTGAAGACAAAGACCACCACAGAGCTCATTCTGTGCCAGTAAACGCAGCCTGCATGATATTAAAGAAACGCATGCAATAAAGATTCAAACACGCCGCGCAGGTGcagctattattattatgatcaGTGAGGTACCTGTCCGGGCTAAAGAGCTTCCGAATACTCGCAGGGGTCAGTCACATCAGCTTGAATCTTGCCACTTCGGTATTCCCCATTGCGCTCATGAAAGAGGATTTACCAACGTCAAGTCAGCAACAGTACAAAACTACTTCAGGGAagccatttcaaaataaagctatTATTTGTGAAATCACCCTAAAGTAACTTGCTATATTGCTGGCGCTGAGAATTCCCACTGATTTATTTATACAAAGTAAATATATTACAGTACAAATAAAATTTCTAGTAGTTGCActcttttaacatttattagCAAATATGTTACTTAGTGACATcattaaattgtaaatttgcatACAGTATGAGTAGAAAATAACATAACATGCCATCACTATATGACTAAACAAGAGTCTAAATGACACTTTAAAGGTTCAATGGTAGACGCTGCTTGTACATGTATGATTTGTGTACTAAGATCGTCAAATAAATGTATCAAAGATGacccaagtaaacacaaaatgcagttttttttttaactttttatttacatattttattttgcaacaaATAAGAACCTCAAACAAACTGGGGTGCTACTgttgtaaaaatatacattttacaaattttacaaCTGCGTTATGTAGTGTGTCCATTTCTCCCATCTCTTCTCAAATTTGCCCATTGTCAGTCTTCAATAATGAGTCACCCTTTCCATCAGGTAGATTTCGTCCATAATTTCTCTCCATTGTGTCACGGTTAAAATCGCACTTTTCATCCAGTTCCTTGTTATGGTTTTCTTGCAGGCCAACAAGATCACTCTGTAGAGGTAGATATCCTCCACACGTACCTCCTCTTTAGATGGTAGACCCAAGTACATAGTCCGTGGATCGTTTGATATCTTGTAGCCAAAGATTTCCTAGATTAACTTTGCAATATTCTCCCAAAAAGGTCTAACATTTGCACAGTTCCAAAATACATGAGAATGACTGGCATCCAAATTACCACATAGTCTCCAACACGGTTGTAAAATTTTAAGCTGCTTACTTTTGATGTGTGGTGTTATAAAATacttaattatgtttttccagCCATATTCCCTCCATTGTCTGGAGCTGGTTGAAGCATGTTGTAAAAGGCAAATAGAATGCCAATCTTCCTCTGACACTTTAAGTTGTAATTCAATTTCCCACTTTTGTTTTACGTACAGTGAGTTTGTCCTATTACAGTTATGTAGACATTTATATAGTCTGGATACAACTTTTGATGGCAGTTTTCTGTATGCCCCTCTCAACATTTCAACTAGTTCACTGCCCTCTTGTGATAAATGAAGCCTGATATCggaattaaaaaaatgtcttagtTGGAAGTACCTAAACAGGTCTGAGTTATCCAagttaaattcaatttttaCTTTCTCGAAAGATTTAAACACTGTCCCTTCAGTTAAAGTACAAACAGCTGTGATTCCCTTATCCACCCATCTTAGAAAGGTATTATCAAGCAGATCACTTGTGAATTTAGGGGAATGCGAGGGCCATACCAACAATTTACAGTCTCCTTCCAACTTGAATTTATTCACTATGTCTCACCAAATCTTTAGGGTTGTTTCAAGTATAGGGTTCACTTCTTTAGGCCGTGAAATACCTTTGTCTCCAAGTCTCGACTGGGGTTGGCATGTATCACAGTTAAGTTCAATATGCTTCCATTTGGAATAGTATTCTGTTGCGCACCAGTTAATCACATATTTCAGCTGAGCAGCTAAGAAGTATTCCTTTGAATTTGGGACAGCGAGAcctcctttctttttctcaaGCTGAAGCGTTTCAAAACTTACTCTTGATTTTGCTCCTTTCCAAATAAACCTACTCACTTGTTTATCCCATTTAGCAAACTGAGTGTCTGGTATATGAACCGGTAAAGAGTTGAATAAATACATCAGCCGCCGAACAACATTCATTTTTATCACCTCTATTCCTGAGCTGAGATCTAAAActaaatttgtccattttgtcaAGTCTTTTtgaatttctgtatttattttaccatattTAACTTCATATAATGTGCTTAATTCTTTAGTCAGATTAGCCcctaaatattttatttgttcgGAATCCCATgcaagtttatatttttgtctgatTAATTCGGCTAGTCTATAGTTAATACAGagtatttgagtttttgtgatatttaatttaTATCCAGATAATTTTCCAAActcttaaaatttttaaaagtttaggaAATGACTGATCAGGGTTTTCGAGGTATACTATAATGTCATCTGCAAAGAGGCCTATCCTTTGTTCTTCTTTGGCGACTGTTACTCCTTTCAGCGCAATCGTTTGTCTTACGTGCTGGGCCGAAGGCTCTATAAACAAGGCAAAGAGGGCGGGGCTTAAACAGCAGCCCTGCCTACTTCCTCTGAAGAGCTCAAAACTATCAGTCAGATCACCATTTATTTAGATTCTTGCCTCTGGCTTGTAATACAAGGCTTTTATGCACTGAATTAAAGTTTCATTAAATCCCATTCTCTTCAAAACTGCAAAGAGATAGGTCCAGCAGACCCGA
Encoded here:
- the pkia gene encoding cAMP-dependent protein kinase inhibitor alpha, with the protein product MTDVEATFEDFIASRRSGRRNAIHEIPAAPGVQGPTDLSQSLAQLNINKSGDEGEDAEKSQDSPAKEEETQAEGS